One Gimesia aquarii DNA segment encodes these proteins:
- a CDS encoding NAD(P)H-hydrate epimerase — protein sequence MAHYERLSRKAVRSVDQRTVEEFGLPGIALMENAGRGVFELLVSLKVKGPVKICAGKGNNGGDGFVIARHLDNAGIPVQIYLLADPEQLKGDAAINYQVALRMGLVIHCDPNLDYPEEFRTFLEEADWIVDALLGTGIQGTIRPPFTTAIQIMNQSQGNKLAVDLPSGLDCDSGLPLGDCVVANHTATFVAEKKGFALPDSKQYTGTISVLDIGAPRKVVTELLEK from the coding sequence ATGGCCCATTATGAACGACTAAGCCGGAAAGCAGTTCGGAGTGTAGACCAACGTACGGTCGAAGAATTTGGTCTGCCCGGAATTGCACTCATGGAAAACGCCGGGCGAGGCGTGTTTGAACTGCTCGTATCACTGAAAGTAAAAGGACCCGTCAAAATTTGTGCTGGTAAAGGCAATAATGGCGGTGATGGGTTTGTCATTGCCCGACATTTGGATAATGCTGGTATTCCCGTGCAAATTTATCTATTGGCAGACCCCGAACAACTTAAGGGAGATGCTGCGATAAATTATCAAGTGGCTTTAAGGATGGGTTTAGTAATCCACTGTGATCCCAACTTAGATTACCCTGAAGAATTTCGGACATTTCTAGAAGAAGCAGATTGGATCGTAGATGCACTGTTAGGAACCGGCATTCAAGGTACAATTCGCCCGCCATTTACAACCGCGATCCAGATTATGAACCAATCTCAGGGAAACAAGTTAGCGGTAGACCTTCCTTCTGGTCTCGACTGTGATTCAGGATTGCCATTGGGAGATTGTGTCGTCGCTAATCATACTGCAACGTTTGTAGCTGAAAAAAAGGGATTCGCTCTACCAGACTCGAAGCAATACACGGGAACGATCTCTGTTCTGGACATAGGTGCTCCTCGGAAAGTAGTGACTGAGCTTCTAGAAAAATGA